A genome region from Candidatus Manganitrophus noduliformans includes the following:
- the aat gene encoding leucyl/phenylalanyl-tRNA--protein transferase translates to MQISLTPELLEAAYRQGIFPMADGGEVRWYSPDPRGIIDLESFHLPKRLARTIRREPFEIVINRNFEAVIRACASRQETWISEEIIRAYLALHRSGKAHSVEAYAEGTLAGGLYGVALGGAFMGESMFTAQRDASKVCLAFLVERLKNRGYLLLDTQFITSHLQSFGAVEISRPEYMRRLEKALALDCRFD, encoded by the coding sequence ATGCAGATCTCCCTGACCCCCGAACTCCTTGAGGCCGCCTATCGCCAGGGAATCTTTCCGATGGCCGACGGGGGGGAAGTTCGTTGGTACTCTCCCGATCCCCGCGGGATCATCGATCTCGAATCGTTCCATCTCCCGAAGCGGCTGGCCAGGACCATCCGCCGGGAACCTTTTGAAATTGTGATCAACCGGAACTTCGAGGCGGTGATTCGGGCCTGCGCCTCTCGGCAAGAGACCTGGATCAGCGAGGAGATCATCCGGGCCTACCTGGCGCTTCACCGGTCCGGCAAGGCCCATTCTGTGGAGGCTTATGCGGAGGGAACCCTGGCGGGAGGGCTTTATGGGGTCGCGCTCGGCGGCGCTTTTATGGGGGAGTCGATGTTTACCGCTCAGCGGGACGCCTCGAAGGTCTGCCTCGCCTTTTTGGTCGAGCGTCTGAAAAATCGGGGCTACCTTCTCCTCGATACGCAGTTCATTACGTCCCACTTGCAGAGTTTCGGCGCCGTCGAGATTTCACGCCCGGAGTACATGAGACGTCTTGAGAAGGCGCTGGCCCTCGATTGCCGGTTCGATTAA
- a CDS encoding M24 family metallopeptidase, giving the protein MAERPDILLIACSETDSNIYYATKFLAPDNFIFLRARGKTFLLMSDLEVDRARAQSSVDQVLSYSEYEERTKKRGIDRPDMADVVQTLLQEQGVKELTVPANFPLEYGDALRSRGFTLSIKKEPFFEERALKTPEEVAAIRKSQIAVEEAVAEAFDLLRRAEIKNGQIYLEGKVLTSESVRSHLHLRMMEKGCIGQHTIIACGVDACDPHNEGSGPLRANEPIIFDVFPRSSETRYFADMSRTVVKGRASDGMKKLYDTVLEGQELGISRVRSGASGKAIHEEIVGLFEKKGYHTGKVGGRMQGFFHGTGHGVGIDIHEPPRISRADWILKEGEVVTVEPGLYYPEIGAVRIEDMVLVEKDGCRNLTTFPKKLEIP; this is encoded by the coding sequence ATGGCTGAAAGACCCGATATTCTGTTGATCGCTTGCAGCGAGACCGACTCCAACATCTACTACGCAACCAAGTTCCTCGCCCCCGATAACTTCATCTTCCTTCGCGCCCGCGGTAAAACGTTTCTTCTCATGAGCGATCTGGAAGTCGACCGCGCCCGCGCCCAATCGTCGGTCGATCAGGTCCTCTCCTATTCAGAGTATGAAGAACGGACCAAAAAGCGGGGGATCGATCGCCCCGATATGGCCGATGTCGTTCAAACGCTCCTCCAGGAACAAGGGGTCAAGGAGCTGACCGTTCCGGCGAATTTTCCGTTGGAATACGGCGACGCGCTCCGGTCCCGCGGTTTTACCCTCTCGATCAAGAAGGAGCCGTTCTTCGAAGAACGGGCCCTGAAGACGCCGGAAGAGGTGGCCGCCATCCGAAAGAGTCAGATCGCCGTGGAAGAAGCGGTCGCGGAGGCGTTCGATCTTCTCCGAAGGGCGGAGATTAAGAACGGTCAAATCTATCTTGAGGGAAAGGTCCTCACGTCGGAGTCGGTTCGAAGCCATCTCCACCTCCGGATGATGGAGAAGGGATGCATCGGGCAGCACACGATCATCGCCTGCGGGGTCGATGCCTGCGATCCTCACAATGAGGGATCGGGCCCGCTGCGGGCGAACGAGCCGATTATCTTCGATGTTTTTCCCCGATCCTCCGAGACCCGCTACTTCGCCGACATGAGCCGGACGGTGGTCAAAGGACGGGCTTCCGATGGAATGAAGAAGCTCTACGACACCGTCTTGGAAGGGCAGGAGCTCGGCATCAGCCGCGTCCGAAGCGGCGCCTCCGGGAAGGCGATTCATGAAGAGATCGTCGGGCTCTTCGAGAAAAAAGGCTATCATACCGGCAAGGTCGGCGGGCGGATGCAGGGATTCTTTCATGGGACGGGGCACGGCGTCGGCATCGATATCCATGAGCCGCCGCGGATCAGCCGGGCCGATTGGATCCTCAAAGAGGGAGAGGTGGTGACCGTGGAGCCGGGGCTATATTACCCGGAGATCGGCGCGGTCCGGATCGAAGACATGGTCCTGGTTGAAAAAGACGGATGCCGGAACCTCACGACCTTTCCAAAAAAACTGGAGATTCCCTAA
- a CDS encoding bifunctional 4-hydroxy-2-oxoglutarate aldolase/2-dehydro-3-deoxy-phosphogluconate aldolase has product MLNDVLERITREKIIAVIRTENADQAVKTVQAVMEGGVCIFEISYTIPDAQDVIRELMKERNILVGAGTVLTLREARSAIGLGCHFVASPVGNLEMVPVCRDGNVACILGASTPSEIYTAMRGGANMVKVFPVDALGGPDYIDEILKPLPFLKIIPAGVKSYDSFKEYLSIGVEAIALGSLLTPRKHVESQNYEAITREAKKFSSLRDDLLRKAA; this is encoded by the coding sequence ATGTTAAATGACGTGCTTGAGCGTATTACCAGAGAAAAAATTATCGCAGTCATTCGAACCGAAAATGCCGATCAAGCCGTGAAGACCGTGCAGGCCGTCATGGAAGGCGGGGTTTGTATTTTTGAGATATCCTACACCATTCCGGATGCGCAGGACGTCATTCGGGAATTGATGAAGGAAAGGAATATCCTGGTCGGCGCCGGGACGGTGCTGACCCTCCGTGAAGCGCGCTCCGCGATCGGCCTGGGTTGTCACTTCGTCGCCTCGCCGGTCGGAAACCTGGAGATGGTTCCGGTTTGCCGAGACGGCAATGTCGCCTGTATATTGGGGGCCTCGACCCCGTCTGAAATTTATACGGCGATGCGAGGAGGGGCGAATATGGTCAAAGTCTTCCCCGTCGATGCCCTCGGCGGCCCGGATTATATCGACGAGATCCTCAAGCCGCTCCCCTTTCTTAAAATCATTCCGGCGGGGGTCAAGAGTTATGATTCGTTTAAAGAGTACCTCTCCATCGGCGTGGAAGCGATTGCTTTGGGAAGCTTGCTGACTCCCCGTAAACATGTGGAGAGCCAAAACTACGAGGCGATTACGCGCGAAGCGAAAAAGTTCTCTTCCCTTCGGGATGACCTTCTGCGCAAAGCGGCATAG
- the glp gene encoding gephyrin-like molybdotransferase Glp, which produces MISVEEARKIILAEIRRMGTERVLLSNTLGRVLSEDLLSALDHPPWDTSAMDGYAVRWNDTAGASRTNPRILKIIEEIPAGTLPQKKIEPGEASKIMTGAPVPEGAEAIVKVEETERHGDQVKIFEAADDGDFIRKKGEAIRTGDLILRKGIRIRPADIAMMASIGRSVVPVYQQPRVAILSTGDELAEIDEPRGPNKILNSNGYGVAAQVIEAGGLPINLGIAKDTREDLDKKLRGGLHADFLIASGGVSMGDYDFVQEVLMELGAEMKFWKVAMKPGQPLAFGVIGGKPAFGLPGNPVSAMVSFEQFVRPALLMAGGRTEVFRPIIQATLEEEVRKHPGRRHFMRAIVSVQNGEYRVRTTGDQDSHILMSLVKANALMILPEAGNIHKAGEKVAVQLLSDVAVAGNELSGLI; this is translated from the coding sequence ATGATTTCCGTTGAAGAAGCCCGAAAGATCATTCTCGCCGAAATCCGCCGGATGGGGACGGAGCGGGTGCTGCTGTCCAATACGCTCGGGCGGGTTCTTTCGGAGGATCTGCTCTCCGCGCTCGATCATCCCCCTTGGGACACCTCCGCGATGGACGGCTACGCCGTCCGTTGGAACGACACCGCCGGCGCGTCCAGAACAAACCCGCGGATACTCAAGATCATCGAAGAAATCCCAGCGGGGACCCTCCCTCAGAAAAAGATCGAGCCCGGAGAGGCCTCGAAGATCATGACCGGCGCGCCGGTCCCGGAAGGGGCCGAGGCGATCGTGAAGGTCGAGGAGACGGAGCGACACGGCGACCAGGTAAAAATTTTCGAGGCGGCCGATGACGGCGATTTCATCCGGAAAAAGGGGGAGGCGATCCGGACGGGGGATCTGATTTTAAGGAAAGGGATCCGGATTCGTCCCGCCGACATTGCGATGATGGCGTCGATCGGACGGTCGGTGGTTCCGGTCTATCAGCAGCCGCGCGTTGCGATCCTCTCCACCGGGGACGAGCTGGCCGAGATTGATGAGCCGCGCGGGCCGAACAAGATCCTCAACAGCAACGGCTACGGCGTGGCGGCGCAGGTGATCGAGGCGGGGGGACTCCCGATCAACCTCGGCATCGCCAAAGACACGCGGGAGGATCTCGACAAAAAGCTGAGGGGGGGGCTCCACGCCGACTTTCTGATCGCCTCCGGCGGGGTCTCGATGGGCGATTACGATTTCGTCCAGGAGGTCTTGATGGAGCTGGGAGCCGAGATGAAATTCTGGAAGGTGGCGATGAAGCCGGGCCAGCCGCTCGCCTTCGGGGTGATCGGCGGAAAACCGGCCTTCGGGTTGCCGGGGAATCCGGTTTCCGCGATGGTTTCTTTCGAGCAGTTCGTCCGCCCCGCGCTCCTAATGGCCGGCGGCCGGACCGAAGTCTTCCGACCGATTATTCAAGCAACCCTTGAAGAAGAGGTCCGCAAACACCCCGGCCGCCGTCACTTCATGCGGGCAATCGTTTCCGTCCAAAACGGGGAGTACCGTGTCCGGACCACCGGCGATCAGGACTCCCACATCCTCATGTCGTTGGTAAAAGCCAACGCGCTGATGATCCTGCCCGAGGCCGGCAACATCCACAAAGCGGGTGAAAAAGTCGCCGTCCAGCTCCTGTCCGATGTGGCCGTTGCCGGAAACGAGCTAAGTGGATTAATATAG
- a CDS encoding sirohydrochlorin chelatase, whose product MKRVVVLAMHGAPANDFPKKERAEFFDLRAKLKHPPAAGRTPLQERLHQLDTKMRTWPRTAENDPFFEGSQALAEQLRKEMGCEVVIGFNEFCAPTVDEAIDRAAAVGAEQVIVVTPMMTPGGAHSKAEIPEAIEQARRRHPGLSILYAWPFETAEVARFLAGQIGLFISKT is encoded by the coding sequence TTGAAGAGGGTCGTTGTTCTCGCCATGCATGGGGCACCGGCAAACGATTTTCCCAAAAAAGAGAGGGCGGAGTTCTTTGATCTGCGCGCCAAGCTCAAGCACCCCCCCGCGGCGGGACGGACCCCGCTCCAAGAGCGGCTTCATCAGCTCGACACGAAGATGCGGACGTGGCCTCGAACCGCCGAGAACGATCCTTTTTTCGAAGGATCGCAGGCCCTCGCCGAACAGCTTCGGAAGGAGATGGGATGCGAAGTGGTGATCGGATTCAATGAATTTTGCGCGCCGACGGTGGATGAAGCGATCGATCGGGCGGCGGCCGTCGGAGCGGAGCAGGTGATCGTCGTTACGCCGATGATGACCCCCGGCGGCGCCCACTCCAAAGCGGAAATTCCCGAGGCGATCGAGCAAGCCCGCCGCCGCCACCCGGGCCTTTCCATTCTGTATGCCTGGCCGTTTGAAACCGCGGAGGTCGCGCGATTCCTCGCCGGTCAGATCGGGCTGTTCATCTCAAAAACATAA
- a CDS encoding c-type cytochrome encodes MSKLIWAMVAVGILLTGCSGGISDEALAGLSPAEAGQKVFDARCKRCHVINGSGGTRGPNLSNVGGRLEEAALRDFLQDPEKARPGTRMPKVALTEKQLDAVATYLAGLK; translated from the coding sequence ATGTCGAAACTCATTTGGGCCATGGTGGCGGTCGGAATTTTACTGACAGGTTGTTCGGGCGGAATCAGCGATGAGGCGCTGGCGGGCCTTTCGCCGGCCGAGGCGGGGCAGAAGGTCTTTGATGCCAGGTGCAAGCGGTGCCATGTGATCAACGGCTCCGGCGGAACGCGCGGACCGAATCTCTCGAACGTCGGAGGGCGTTTGGAGGAAGCGGCCCTCCGGGATTTCCTTCAAGATCCCGAAAAAGCAAGGCCGGGAACGCGGATGCCGAAGGTCGCCCTCACCGAGAAACAGCTCGACGCGGTGGCGACTTATCTTGCGGGACTGAAATAA
- a CDS encoding alkaline phosphatase PhoX: MVVCDGTIFPAAGTSADTRTGVQSFLGQPLPVSWVEIEEVDPAGDTVRVEAQCKGVALFSRGEGMWYADGLIYFVCTGGGEQFVVGVDDAGDLFKFARNNLNTSEFCGACFSNDGRMMFLNVISPGITYAIYRDDHRPIFVKQPPR; encoded by the coding sequence ATGGTGGTCTGCGATGGAACGATCTTTCCGGCCGCCGGAACCAGCGCCGACACCCGTACCGGCGTTCAGTCGTTCCTCGGGCAGCCGCTTCCGGTGAGCTGGGTCGAGATCGAAGAGGTCGATCCGGCCGGCGACACCGTCCGCGTTGAAGCGCAGTGCAAGGGAGTGGCTCTATTCTCACGCGGCGAGGGAATGTGGTATGCAGACGGGTTGATCTATTTTGTCTGCACCGGCGGAGGGGAGCAATTCGTCGTGGGAGTGGACGATGCGGGGGATCTCTTCAAATTCGCCCGGAACAACCTAAACACGAGCGAGTTCTGCGGCGCCTGTTTCTCGAACGACGGCAGGATGATGTTCCTCAACGTGATCAGCCCCGGCATTACCTATGCGATCTATCGCGACGATCATCGGCCGATATTTGTGAAACAGCCTCCCCGGTAA
- a CDS encoding CPBP family intramembrane glutamic endopeptidase — MTWWTLSFYLLVLLAAGSVFSVKKDAYPDRGALFDRQGWSIWIGIFAATLLKSVSAIVLWSPWSFRNQPAIVPIYFLAEISVFVGVLLFYRLITGQPFTLLGFSSERLGIRLLFAMRWIIGVFFVLYCVFYIFLLFQSVEVSQAWLMRLYRNRDLVTALMHFFEKMWGLPSVVIPILFMVVLRPFAEEIVFRGLLYGPIRRKSDPIMAALISSFLFTLADGSIASPHLLTGVLSAYLYERTESLFPGMILHGLLNLGSVVYYFGGKNVISVVVRKTEAGWMTLLLAALFVGVVILYRVLRKKGYGWGGTVSIS, encoded by the coding sequence ATGACATGGTGGACGCTCTCTTTCTATCTACTCGTTCTCTTGGCGGCGGGGTCCGTCTTTTCGGTCAAGAAGGACGCCTATCCTGACCGGGGAGCCCTGTTCGACCGACAGGGCTGGAGCATTTGGATCGGCATCTTCGCCGCGACCCTTCTCAAATCGGTCAGCGCCATCGTTCTCTGGTCCCCCTGGTCCTTCCGGAATCAACCGGCCATCGTGCCGATCTATTTTCTGGCCGAAATCTCGGTCTTCGTCGGCGTTCTCCTCTTTTACCGGCTCATCACCGGTCAGCCCTTTACCCTCCTCGGCTTTTCATCGGAGCGGTTGGGAATACGCCTCCTCTTCGCGATGAGGTGGATCATCGGTGTGTTCTTCGTTCTTTACTGCGTCTTCTATATCTTCCTTCTGTTTCAATCGGTCGAAGTGTCCCAAGCCTGGTTGATGCGGCTTTACCGAAACCGCGATCTGGTCACCGCCCTGATGCACTTCTTTGAAAAAATGTGGGGGCTCCCTTCCGTCGTCATTCCAATCCTATTCATGGTGGTCCTTCGTCCGTTTGCGGAGGAGATCGTCTTCCGCGGCCTGTTATATGGGCCGATCCGCCGGAAGTCCGATCCGATCATGGCGGCGCTCATCTCCTCTTTTCTTTTCACCCTGGCGGACGGATCGATCGCGAGCCCCCATCTCCTCACCGGGGTCCTTTCGGCCTATCTCTACGAGCGGACGGAGAGCCTTTTCCCCGGCATGATTCTGCATGGGCTGCTTAATCTGGGAAGCGTCGTCTATTACTTCGGCGGGAAAAATGTCATCTCCGTCGTCGTGCGCAAAACCGAGGCGGGTTGGATGACCCTTTTGCTTGCGGCTCTCTTCGTCGGGGTCGTTATCCTCTATCGCGTTCTGCGGAAGAAGGGATACGGATGGGGAGGGACGGTTTCAATTTCTTAA
- the trxB gene encoding thioredoxin-disulfide reductase, with the protein MTEKIENVIIIGSGPAGLTAAIYAARANLHPVLIEGAQAGGQLMITTDVENFPGFPDGIQGPQLILEMKKQAQRFDTTFITGDVTSVDFSQRPFSIVVDGERTYRTRSVIICSGARAKLLGIESEARLMGHGVSACATCDGFFFRGKDVFIVGGGDTAMEEATFLTRFANQVSVIHRRDKLRASKIMQDKAFKNPKIKFIWDTTITDILDGPSGTVSAAVLQNLKTGETSQRKIDGVFIAIGHEPNTALFKGQLALDDRGYIKTQPGTPRTNVPGVFAAGDVQDPNYRQAITAAGTGCMAAMDAEKFLESEEGH; encoded by the coding sequence ATGACGGAGAAGATCGAAAACGTCATCATCATCGGCTCGGGGCCGGCTGGCCTCACGGCGGCGATTTATGCCGCCCGGGCAAATCTTCATCCCGTCTTGATCGAAGGGGCCCAAGCCGGCGGGCAGCTGATGATCACGACCGACGTGGAAAACTTTCCGGGATTCCCCGACGGCATCCAGGGGCCGCAGCTGATCCTGGAGATGAAGAAGCAGGCGCAGCGCTTCGACACCACCTTTATCACCGGGGATGTCACCTCCGTCGATTTCTCTCAGCGCCCCTTCAGCATCGTGGTCGACGGGGAGCGGACCTACCGGACCCGATCGGTGATCATCTGCTCCGGCGCCCGGGCCAAGCTGCTCGGGATTGAATCGGAGGCGCGGCTGATGGGCCACGGCGTCTCCGCCTGCGCCACCTGCGACGGGTTTTTCTTTCGCGGGAAAGATGTCTTTATCGTCGGCGGGGGCGACACCGCCATGGAAGAGGCGACCTTTCTGACCCGTTTCGCGAATCAGGTCAGCGTCATTCACCGGCGGGATAAGCTGCGCGCCTCCAAGATCATGCAGGACAAAGCCTTCAAGAACCCGAAGATCAAATTCATCTGGGACACGACGATCACCGATATTTTGGACGGGCCTTCCGGAACGGTTTCGGCGGCGGTCCTCCAGAATCTGAAAACCGGGGAGACTTCTCAGCGGAAGATCGACGGGGTTTTCATCGCGATCGGGCATGAGCCGAACACCGCTCTGTTCAAGGGCCAGCTGGCGCTGGATGATCGTGGTTACATCAAAACCCAGCCCGGGACACCGCGCACCAACGTTCCGGGGGTCTTCGCCGCGGGGGACGTGCAAGACCCGAACTATCGCCAGGCGATCACGGCCGCCGGCACCGGCTGTATGGCGGCAATGGATGCCGAGAAGTTTTTAGAATCTGAGGAAGGACATTGA
- a CDS encoding response regulator codes for MSKRVLIVDDNQDAIHILSAVLKRGGYAVSVAKNGAEAVEMVRQDHPALILLDIMMPKMDGFEVCQEIKGSPETRAIPILMITARKDPESRKRGLEVGASEYLVKPIHPAEVLRKVQEYLGDDRSSPPSLKSIFLPFLLLREKITFQLGAFAYCSAVDKKPTI; via the coding sequence ATGTCAAAGAGAGTATTAATCGTTGATGACAACCAGGACGCCATCCATATTTTGTCGGCGGTCCTGAAGAGGGGAGGCTACGCCGTCTCTGTCGCGAAAAACGGAGCCGAGGCGGTCGAGATGGTCCGTCAGGACCATCCCGCTCTGATCCTGCTCGATATCATGATGCCGAAAATGGACGGCTTCGAGGTTTGCCAGGAGATCAAGGGAAGCCCGGAAACACGCGCTATTCCGATTCTCATGATCACGGCGAGAAAAGACCCGGAATCGCGGAAACGCGGTCTGGAGGTGGGCGCCAGCGAATATCTGGTCAAGCCGATCCACCCCGCCGAGGTCTTGCGAAAAGTTCAGGAATATTTGGGGGACGACCGATCTTCTCCGCCTTCCCTGAAATCGATTTTTCTACCGTTTCTTCTTCTTCGTGAAAAAATCACTTTTCAGTTGGGAGCGTTTGCCTACTGCTCCGCCGTCGACAAAAAACCGACAATCTGA
- the folE gene encoding GTP cyclohydrolase I FolE — MASKRNGNRSTGDSLKKSMETETPAVKELVEKLLVSLGEDPSREGLKGTPGRVERSLRFLTSGYHQNVDRILNDAFFTIDHEEMVIVKDINFFSMCEHHLLPFFGKCHIAYLPNKKVVGLSKLPRVVEIFCRRLQLQERLTGEIAQAIADKIDPHGVGVVIEAQHLCMMMRGVEKQNARTVTSAMLGVFKTDPKTRAEFLDLLRHDKI, encoded by the coding sequence GTGGCTTCCAAGCGCAACGGAAATCGATCGACCGGCGACAGCCTAAAAAAGAGCATGGAGACAGAGACCCCGGCCGTCAAAGAACTGGTGGAAAAACTGCTGGTTTCGTTGGGAGAAGATCCGTCCCGGGAAGGGTTGAAGGGAACGCCGGGCCGCGTCGAGCGATCGCTTCGATTTCTGACCAGCGGCTATCACCAGAATGTCGACCGGATTTTGAACGACGCCTTCTTTACGATTGATCATGAAGAGATGGTGATCGTCAAAGACATCAACTTCTTCTCCATGTGCGAGCATCATCTTCTTCCCTTTTTCGGAAAGTGCCATATCGCCTATCTTCCCAACAAGAAAGTCGTCGGCCTAAGCAAGCTTCCCCGGGTGGTTGAGATTTTCTGCCGGCGGCTGCAGCTGCAAGAGCGCTTGACCGGCGAGATCGCGCAGGCGATCGCCGATAAGATCGACCCGCACGGCGTCGGCGTCGTCATCGAGGCGCAGCATCTCTGCATGATGATGCGGGGCGTCGAGAAGCAGAACGCCCGCACCGTCACCAGCGCGATGCTCGGGGTCTTCAAGACCGACCCTAAAACCCGCGCTGAATTCCTCGACCTGCTGCGACACGATAAGATTTAA
- a CDS encoding chlorite dismutase family protein: MANEKRQYVNYIFYKLDPAWRRLPAEEREAGKRELSAAIEGFTSKVLVIPYSTVGIRAETDIMLWRISYDLESFQDMTVKMLSTSLGKYMNTVYSYIAMTKRSIYVDKHSHEGQESKRLTIVPGESKYLFIYPFVKTREWYLLTKSARQGMMNEHIEIGHKYPTVKINTSYSFGLDDAEFVVAFESDHPSDFLDLVMELREAEASRYTLLDTPIFTCVRKSLKDTLNDLGN, translated from the coding sequence ATGGCAAACGAAAAAAGACAGTATGTGAACTACATTTTCTACAAGTTGGATCCGGCGTGGCGAAGGTTGCCGGCCGAAGAGCGCGAAGCGGGGAAACGGGAGCTGTCCGCGGCCATCGAAGGCTTCACGTCGAAGGTGCTGGTGATCCCTTATTCCACGGTCGGAATCCGGGCGGAGACCGATATCATGCTCTGGCGGATCAGCTACGATCTGGAATCGTTTCAGGACATGACGGTCAAAATGCTCTCGACCAGCCTGGGCAAATACATGAACACCGTCTACTCCTACATCGCGATGACGAAGCGGTCGATCTACGTCGACAAGCATTCGCACGAGGGACAGGAGTCGAAGCGCCTCACGATCGTCCCCGGCGAGTCGAAATATCTCTTCATCTATCCCTTCGTCAAGACCCGCGAATGGTATCTTCTGACCAAATCGGCCCGGCAGGGGATGATGAACGAGCATATCGAGATCGGCCACAAGTACCCGACGGTGAAGATCAACACCTCCTACTCCTTCGGATTGGACGATGCCGAGTTCGTCGTGGCGTTCGAGAGCGACCATCCCTCCGACTTTTTGGACCTGGTCATGGAGCTGCGCGAAGCCGAGGCGAGCCGGTACACCCTGCTCGACACGCCGATCTTCACCTGCGTTCGAAAAAGCCTCAAGGATACCTTGAACGATCTGGGGAATTAA
- a CDS encoding deoxyribonuclease IV yields the protein MAKTDGKVEAKRPLLGAHMSVAGGLDQALYRGRTAGCDVIQIFSKNSNQWKAKPLTVEDIANFKKARLETGVFPAMVHSSYLINLCSDKEEEWKKSVEALHIEMERVEALEMPYLVLHPGSHLGAGEEVGISRAAEALNLLFQRTARFKMQILIELTAGQGSCIGSRFEEVGAIFDRIKAPERIGVCFDTCHVFAAGYDLRTETDYQETMAALDRAVGLGQVRAFHLNDCKKELGCRVDRHDHIGRGKMGTAPFSFLMNDPRFFGLPMVLETPKGKELKEDIQNLAILRNLQRR from the coding sequence TTGGCTAAAACGGACGGGAAAGTAGAAGCGAAGCGTCCCCTCTTGGGAGCGCATATGTCGGTGGCCGGCGGGCTCGATCAGGCGCTCTACCGCGGGCGGACGGCCGGGTGCGATGTCATTCAGATCTTCTCGAAGAACTCCAACCAGTGGAAAGCAAAACCGCTGACGGTAGAAGATATCGCGAACTTTAAAAAAGCCCGCCTGGAGACGGGGGTCTTCCCCGCCATGGTGCATAGCTCTTACCTGATCAACCTCTGCTCCGACAAGGAAGAAGAGTGGAAGAAGTCGGTCGAAGCGCTCCACATCGAAATGGAGCGGGTCGAGGCATTGGAGATGCCCTATCTGGTCCTCCACCCGGGGTCACACCTCGGGGCCGGAGAAGAGGTGGGGATTTCCAGGGCGGCCGAGGCGCTGAACCTTCTTTTTCAACGGACCGCCCGGTTTAAAATGCAGATCCTCATCGAGCTGACGGCCGGGCAGGGGAGCTGCATCGGGAGCCGGTTCGAGGAGGTCGGCGCGATTTTCGACCGGATCAAAGCGCCGGAGCGGATCGGGGTTTGCTTCGATACCTGCCATGTTTTTGCGGCCGGGTATGACTTGAGAACCGAGACAGACTACCAGGAAACGATGGCCGCCCTCGACCGGGCGGTGGGCTTGGGACAGGTCCGGGCCTTTCATCTAAACGATTGCAAAAAAGAGCTCGGCTGCCGGGTGGACCGGCATGACCACATCGGCCGGGGAAAGATGGGAACGGCCCCCTTTTCATTTTTAATGAACGACCCGCGTTTCTTCGGCTTGCCGATGGTCCTGGAAACCCCGAAGGGAAAAGAGCTCAAAGAGGACATCCAAAACCTGGCCATTTTAAGGAACCTGCAACGGCGATAG
- a CDS encoding protealysin inhibitor emfourin, translating to MKIDFTKSGGFAGMRLAVRIDTDTLPSMEADRLRRLIEEGRFFNLPTSLKSNLPGGDRFQYRIKVEEGGKRKEVFADEAAVPETLRPLIDYLTDWARSSQRRKTV from the coding sequence ATGAAGATCGATTTTACAAAAAGCGGCGGCTTTGCAGGAATGAGATTGGCCGTCCGAATCGACACGGATACCCTTCCTTCGATGGAAGCGGATCGGCTGCGCCGCCTGATCGAAGAGGGGCGTTTTTTCAACCTGCCGACCTCCCTCAAATCGAACCTTCCGGGGGGCGACCGTTTTCAATATCGGATCAAGGTGGAAGAAGGGGGAAAACGGAAGGAAGTGTTTGCCGACGAAGCCGCGGTCCCGGAGACCCTTCGTCCGCTGATCGATTATTTGACCGACTGGGCCCGCTCCAGCCAAAGAAGAAAAACGGTTTAA